The proteins below come from a single Malus sylvestris chromosome 3, drMalSylv7.2, whole genome shotgun sequence genomic window:
- the LOC126617014 gene encoding uncharacterized protein LOC126617014: MDAKIHLEAANLGETIKEDNSASFQDRAKAMIFICRHLDEGLKSDYLTVEDLLTLWKALKNRYNHQKMVILPSARYEWTHLRIQDFKTVAEYNFRMFRITSQLKLCGETFTEEDMLEKTFSTFHASNVFLQQQYRERGFTQYNQLISVLLVAEQNNELLMKNHQS; this comes from the coding sequence ATGGATGCCAAGATTCATCTGGAGGCAGCGAATCTTGGAGAAACTATTAAGGAGGATAACAGTGCATCCTTTCAAGATCGGGCAAAGGCCATGATCTTTATCTGTCGCCACCTTGATGAGGGACTGAAAAGCGATTACCTCACGGTTGAAGATTTACTAACCCTCTGGAAGGCACTGAAAAATAGATACAATCATCAGAAAATGGTGATTCTTCCGAGCGCTCGTTATGAgtggactcacctaaggatccaggattttaaGACGGTGGCTGAGTACAATTTTCGTATGTTCAGAATTACCTCCCAGTTGAAGCTCTGTGGAGAAACCTTTACTGAGGAAGACatgctggaaaagactttcagcactTTTCATGCCTCTAACGTGTTCTTGCAGCAGCAGTATAGAGAGCGAGGCTTTACTCAGTACAACCAGTTGATATCTGTGCTCCTTGTAGCTGAGCAAAACAATGAGCTTCTAATGAAGAATCATCAGTCCTGA